From the Quercus lobata isolate SW786 chromosome 6, ValleyOak3.0 Primary Assembly, whole genome shotgun sequence genome, one window contains:
- the LOC115950161 gene encoding uncharacterized protein LOC115950161, which produces MCEQEDETLDHLFLKCPFARVLWFGSPRNIRSDTIPSIRQWLISILEKYKAGNEQEDNVLTDISATLWVIWTYRNMVLFENKAVDIQQAISSTSYFMTEWKIELDDYLQIGSTPTETTGNQSTCRTQNWQAIIIVDIKKRSHEAIWNGGAFVIKNRLGQSVRKGCYSWHSSNDETNLLSTIREALYEAWKQGFREVILFLQSNHGVKLIQTHCLTSLENVPIMEDIATLQKMFKHIHVQVAPQLVLQEVQGLADMATVCFTRLTWI; this is translated from the coding sequence ATGTGTGAACAAGAGGACGAAACATTGGACCATCTTTTCCTCAAATGCCCCTTCGCAAGAGTTTTATGGTTTGGCTCGCCACGGAACATTCGTTCTGATACTATCCCCTCTATTCGGCAATGGTTGATAAGCATTCTTGAAAAATATAAGGCAGGTAATGAACAGGAGGATAATGTTCTTACAGATATTAGTGCCACTCTTTGGGTGATTTGGACTTATCGAAATATGGTTCTATTTGAGAATAAAGCTGTTGACATCCAACAAGCCATTTCAAGCACCAGTTACTTCATGACAGAATGGAAAATAGAATTAGATGATTACCTTCAAATTGGTTCAACACCTACTGAAACTACTGGAAACCAGTCTACATGCAGAACTCAGAATTGGCAAGCAATAATTATAGTAGATATAAAAAAGCGTTCGCACGAAGCTATTTGGAATGGAGGTGCCTTTGTGATCAAAAATCGTTTAGGCCAGTCCGTTCGTAAAGGTTGTTATTCCTGGCATTCCAGCAATGATGAAACCAACTTACTATCCACAATTCGAGAAGCTTTGTATGAGGCGTGGAAACAAGGTTTCAGGGAGGTAATCCTTTTTCTACAATCAAATCATGGAGTAAAGCTAATTCAAACACATTGCTTGACTAGCTTGGAGAATGTCCCGATCATGGAAGATATTGCAACATTACAAAAGATGTTTAAACATATTCACGTCCAAGTTGCTCCTCAACTGGTGCTCCAAGAAGTTCAGGGATTGGCAGACATGGCGACAGTATGCTTTACAAGGCTCACCTGGATATGA